In a genomic window of Ralstonia nicotianae:
- the rpoC gene encoding DNA-directed RNA polymerase subunit beta' translates to MKALLDLFRQVQQEEQFDAIKIGLASPEKIRSWSFGEVKKPETINYRTFKPERDGLFCAKIFGPIKDYECLCGKYKRLKHRGVICEKCGVEVTLAKVRRERMGHIELAAPTAHIWFLKSLPSRLGMVLDMTLRDIERVLYFEAFVVVEPGMTPLKKSQIMSEDDYLAKCDEYGEGEFVALMGAEGIRELLRGIDIEKQIETIRAELQATGSEAKIKKFAKRLKVLEAFQRSGIKPDWMILEVLPVLPPELRPLVPLDGGRFATSDLNDLYRRVINRNNRLKRLLELKAPEIIVRNEKRMLQEAVDSLLDNGRRGKAMTGANKRPLKSLAEMIKGKGGRFRQNLLGKRVDYSGRSVIVVGPTLKLHQCGLPKLMALELFKPFIFHKLETMGIATTIKAAKKEVESQTPVVWDILEEVIREHPVMLNRAPTLHRLGIQAFEPVLIEGKAIQLHPLVCAAFNADFDGDQMAVHVPLSLEAQMEARTLMLASNNVLFPANGDPSIVPSQDVVLGLYYTTRDKINGRGEGMTFADISEVIRAYENKEVELASRVNVRITEYDLVNPEADGDARFAPKITLQATTVGRAILSEILPKGLPFSVLNKPLKKKEISRLINTAFRKCGLRETVIFADKLLQSGFRLATRAGISIAIDDMLVPPAKEKIISEAAAKVKEYDKQYMSGLVTDQERYNNVVDIWGAAGDQVGKAMMEQLQTEDVVDRHGKTVKQESFNSIYMMADSGARGSAAQIRQLAGMRGLMAKPDGSIIETPITANFREGLNVLQYFISTHGARKGLADTALKTANSGYLTRRLVDVTQDLVVVEDDCGTSNGVAMKALVEGGEVIEALRDRILGRVVVNDVVNPETQETAIEAGTLLDEDLVELIDSIGVDEVKVRTPLTCDTRYGLCAKCYGRDLGRGVLVNSGEAVGVIAAQSIGEPGTQLTMRTFHIGGAASRAAVASSVEAKATGTVRFTATMRYVTNAKGEQIVISRSGEALITDDHGRERERHKIPYGATLLVHDGQSIKAGTQLATWDPLTRPIISEYSGTIKFENVEEGVTVAKQMDEVTGLSTLVVIDAKRRTSASKGIRPQVKLLDSSGAEVKIPGTDHSVTIGFQVGALITVKDGQQVHVGEVLARIPTESQKTRDITGGLPRVAELFEARSPKDAAVLAEVTGTTSFGKDTKGKQRLVITDLDGNAHEFLIAKEKQVLVHDGQVVNKGEMIVEGPADPHDILRLKGVEELATYIVDEVQDVYRLQGVKINDKHIEVIVRQMLRRVQIVDVGDTKFIPGEQVERSELLDENDKVIAEGKRPATYENLLLGITKASLSTDSFISAASFQETTRVLTEAAIMGKVDDLRGLKENVIVGRLIPAGTGLAYHRARKAKEAADRDRAAAIAEEEAASIFETPAVQQEGDA, encoded by the coding sequence ATGAAAGCATTGCTCGACCTATTCCGTCAGGTACAGCAAGAAGAGCAGTTCGACGCGATCAAGATCGGCCTCGCATCGCCCGAGAAAATCCGTTCGTGGTCGTTCGGCGAGGTCAAGAAGCCTGAGACCATCAACTACCGCACATTCAAGCCGGAGCGTGACGGCCTGTTCTGCGCCAAGATCTTCGGCCCGATCAAGGACTACGAGTGCCTGTGCGGCAAGTACAAGCGCCTGAAGCACCGTGGCGTGATCTGCGAGAAGTGCGGCGTGGAAGTGACGCTGGCCAAGGTGCGCCGCGAGCGCATGGGCCACATCGAACTGGCTGCGCCGACCGCGCACATCTGGTTCCTGAAGTCGCTGCCGTCGCGTCTGGGCATGGTGCTCGACATGACGCTGCGCGACATCGAGCGTGTGCTGTACTTCGAAGCGTTCGTGGTGGTCGAACCGGGCATGACGCCGCTCAAGAAGAGCCAGATCATGTCGGAAGACGATTACCTGGCCAAGTGCGACGAGTACGGCGAGGGTGAATTCGTCGCCCTGATGGGTGCCGAGGGCATCCGTGAACTGCTGCGCGGCATCGACATCGAGAAGCAGATCGAGACCATCCGTGCCGAGCTGCAGGCCACGGGCTCGGAAGCCAAGATCAAGAAGTTCGCCAAGCGCCTGAAGGTGCTCGAGGCGTTCCAGCGTTCGGGCATCAAGCCGGACTGGATGATCCTCGAAGTGCTGCCGGTGCTGCCGCCCGAGCTGCGTCCGCTGGTGCCGCTGGACGGCGGCCGTTTCGCCACGTCGGACCTGAACGACCTGTATCGCCGCGTGATCAACCGGAACAACCGCCTGAAGCGCCTGCTGGAGCTGAAGGCACCGGAGATCATCGTGCGCAACGAAAAGCGCATGCTGCAGGAAGCGGTGGACTCGCTGCTGGACAACGGCCGTCGCGGCAAGGCGATGACCGGCGCCAACAAGCGTCCGCTGAAGTCCCTGGCCGAAATGATCAAGGGCAAGGGCGGCCGTTTCCGTCAGAACCTGCTGGGCAAGCGCGTGGACTACTCGGGCCGTTCGGTCATCGTGGTGGGCCCGACGCTCAAGCTGCACCAGTGCGGCCTGCCCAAGCTGATGGCGCTCGAGCTGTTCAAGCCCTTCATCTTCCACAAGCTGGAAACGATGGGCATCGCCACCACCATCAAGGCGGCGAAGAAGGAAGTGGAAAGCCAGACGCCGGTGGTGTGGGACATCCTCGAAGAGGTGATCCGCGAGCACCCGGTGATGCTGAACCGTGCGCCGACGCTGCACCGCCTGGGCATCCAGGCGTTCGAGCCGGTGCTGATCGAAGGCAAGGCCATCCAGCTGCACCCGCTGGTCTGCGCGGCGTTCAACGCCGACTTCGACGGTGACCAGATGGCTGTCCACGTTCCGCTGTCGCTCGAAGCGCAGATGGAAGCGCGCACGCTGATGCTGGCGTCGAACAACGTACTGTTCCCGGCCAACGGCGATCCGTCGATCGTGCCGTCGCAGGACGTGGTGCTGGGTCTGTACTACACGACCCGCGACAAGATCAACGGCCGCGGCGAGGGCATGACCTTCGCCGACATCTCGGAAGTGATCCGCGCCTACGAGAACAAGGAAGTCGAGCTGGCTTCGCGCGTGAACGTGCGGATCACCGAGTACGACCTGGTGAACCCGGAAGCCGACGGCGACGCCCGCTTCGCGCCGAAGATCACGCTGCAGGCCACCACGGTCGGCCGCGCGATCCTGTCGGAGATCCTGCCGAAGGGTCTGCCGTTCTCGGTGCTGAACAAGCCGCTGAAGAAGAAGGAAATCTCGCGCCTGATCAACACGGCGTTCCGCAAGTGCGGTCTGCGCGAGACGGTGATCTTCGCCGACAAGCTGCTGCAGTCGGGCTTCCGCCTGGCCACGCGCGCCGGCATCTCGATCGCCATCGACGACATGCTGGTGCCGCCGGCCAAGGAGAAGATCATCTCCGAGGCTGCCGCCAAGGTGAAGGAATACGACAAGCAGTACATGTCGGGTCTGGTGACGGACCAGGAGCGCTACAACAACGTTGTGGACATCTGGGGCGCTGCCGGCGACCAGGTGGGCAAGGCGATGATGGAGCAGCTCCAGACCGAAGACGTGGTCGACCGCCACGGCAAGACCGTCAAGCAAGAGTCGTTCAACTCCATCTACATGATGGCCGACTCGGGCGCACGGGGCTCCGCGGCGCAGATCCGTCAGCTGGCCGGCATGCGTGGCCTGATGGCCAAGCCGGACGGCTCGATCATCGAAACGCCGATTACCGCGAACTTCCGCGAAGGCCTGAACGTTCTGCAGTACTTCATCTCGACCCACGGTGCGCGTAAGGGTCTGGCTGATACGGCACTGAAGACCGCGAACTCGGGTTACCTGACCCGTCGTCTGGTCGACGTGACGCAGGATCTGGTGGTGGTGGAAGACGATTGCGGCACCTCCAACGGCGTGGCCATGAAGGCCCTGGTCGAAGGCGGTGAAGTGATCGAAGCCCTGCGCGACCGTATCCTGGGCCGCGTGGTCGTCAACGACGTGGTGAACCCGGAAACGCAGGAAACCGCGATCGAAGCCGGCACGCTGCTGGACGAAGACCTGGTCGAGCTGATCGATTCGATCGGCGTGGACGAGGTCAAGGTCCGCACGCCGCTGACCTGCGACACGCGCTACGGCCTGTGCGCCAAGTGCTACGGCCGCGATCTGGGCCGCGGCGTGCTGGTGAACTCGGGCGAAGCGGTGGGCGTGATTGCCGCCCAGTCGATCGGCGAGCCGGGCACGCAGCTGACCATGCGTACGTTCCACATCGGTGGTGCGGCATCGCGTGCGGCAGTGGCATCGAGCGTGGAAGCCAAGGCGACCGGTACCGTGCGCTTCACGGCGACCATGCGTTACGTCACCAACGCGAAGGGCGAGCAGATCGTCATCTCGCGTTCGGGCGAGGCGCTGATCACCGACGACCACGGCCGCGAGCGCGAACGCCACAAGATCCCGTACGGCGCGACGCTGCTGGTGCACGATGGCCAGTCCATCAAGGCCGGCACGCAGCTCGCCACGTGGGATCCGCTGACGCGTCCGATCATTTCGGAGTACTCGGGCACCATCAAGTTCGAGAACGTCGAAGAGGGCGTGACCGTCGCCAAGCAGATGGACGAAGTGACCGGCCTGTCGACGCTGGTGGTGATCGACGCCAAGCGCCGCACCTCGGCCTCGAAGGGCATCCGTCCGCAGGTGAAGCTGCTCGACTCGTCGGGCGCCGAAGTGAAGATCCCGGGCACGGACCACTCCGTGACCATCGGCTTCCAGGTCGGCGCGCTGATCACCGTGAAGGACGGTCAGCAGGTGCATGTGGGTGAAGTGCTGGCCCGTATCCCGACCGAATCGCAGAAGACGCGTGACATTACCGGTGGTCTGCCGCGCGTGGCCGAGCTGTTCGAAGCGCGTTCGCCGAAGGACGCCGCCGTGCTGGCGGAAGTCACCGGCACGACCTCGTTCGGCAAGGACACCAAGGGCAAGCAGCGCCTGGTGATCACGGACCTCGACGGCAATGCCCACGAGTTCCTGATCGCCAAGGAAAAGCAGGTGCTGGTGCACGACGGCCAGGTGGTCAACAAGGGCGAGATGATCGTCGAAGGCCCGGCCGACCCGCACGACATCCTGCGCCTGAAGGGCGTGGAAGAGCTGGCGACCTACATCGTCGACGAAGTGCAGGACGTGTACCGTCTGCAGGGCGTGAAGATCAACGACAAGCACATCGAAGTGATCGTGCGTCAGATGCTGCGCCGCGTGCAGATCGTCGATGTGGGCGACACCAAGTTCATCCCGGGTGAACAGGTGGAGCGCTCGGAGCTGCTCGACGAGAACGACAAGGTCATCGCCGAAGGCAAGCGTCCGGCTACCTACGAGAACCTGCTGCTGGGTATCACGAAGGCGTCGCTGTCGACCGACAGCTTCATCTCGGCGGCGTCGTTCCAGGAAACCACGCGCGTCCTCACCGAAGCCGCCATCATGGGCAAGGTGGACGACCTGCGCGGTCTGAAGGAAAACGTCATCGTCGGCCGCCTGATCCCGGCCGGTACCGGTCTGGCTTACCACCGTGCCCGCAAGGCCAAGGAAGCCGCCGACCGCGACCGCGCCGCTGCGATTGCGGAAGAAGAAGCCGCCTCGATCTTCGAGACGCCCGCCGTCCAGCAGGAAGGCGACGCGTAA
- the rplA gene encoding 50S ribosomal protein L1 → MAKISKRVAANKAKVERTKFYPIDEALSLVKECASAKFDESIDVAVQLGIDAKKSDQVVRGSVVLPAGTGKSVRVAVFAQGEKAEQAKAAGAEIVGMEDLAEQIKAGNMDFDVVIASPDTMRVVGTLGQILGPRGLMPNPKVGTVTPDVATAVKNAKAGQVQFRVDKAGIIHATIGRRSFEPAALKSNLAALLDALSKAKPASSKGVYLRKIAVSSTMGVGVRIDQATLSA, encoded by the coding sequence ATGGCAAAGATTTCGAAGCGCGTGGCCGCGAATAAGGCCAAGGTCGAGCGCACCAAGTTCTACCCGATCGACGAGGCTCTGAGCCTGGTCAAGGAATGCGCCAGCGCCAAGTTCGATGAGTCCATCGACGTGGCCGTGCAACTGGGCATCGATGCGAAGAAGTCGGACCAAGTGGTTCGCGGTTCGGTGGTGCTGCCCGCCGGTACCGGCAAGTCGGTGCGCGTGGCCGTGTTCGCCCAGGGCGAAAAGGCCGAGCAAGCCAAGGCTGCCGGCGCCGAGATCGTCGGCATGGAAGACCTGGCCGAGCAGATCAAGGCCGGCAACATGGACTTCGACGTCGTGATCGCTTCCCCGGACACGATGCGCGTGGTCGGTACGCTGGGTCAGATTCTGGGCCCGCGCGGCCTGATGCCGAACCCGAAGGTCGGCACCGTGACGCCGGACGTCGCCACGGCCGTGAAGAACGCCAAGGCGGGTCAGGTGCAGTTCCGTGTCGACAAGGCCGGGATCATCCACGCCACGATCGGCCGTCGCTCGTTCGAGCCGGCTGCGCTAAAGAGCAACCTGGCTGCGCTGCTGGATGCCCTGAGCAAGGCCAAGCCCGCATCGAGCAAGGGCGTGTACCTGCGCAAGATCGCCGTGTCGTCGACGATGGGCGTGGGTGTGCGTATCGACCAGGCGACGCTGAGCGCCTGA
- the rpoB gene encoding DNA-directed RNA polymerase subunit beta — translation MAYSFTEKKRIRKSFAKRATVHQVPFLLATQIQSYAQFLQEHASVAQRKSEGLQAAFNAIFPIVSHNGLARMEFVSYHLSNPPFDVKECQQRGLTFHSALRAKVRLIINDRENPTKVKEIKEQEVYMGEIPLMTSTGSFVINGTERVIVSQLHRSPGVFFEHDKGKTHSSGKLLFSARIIPYRGSWLDFEFDPKDILYFRVDRRRKMPVTILLKSIGLTPEQILAHFFVFDNFTLKSDGALMEFVPERLRGEVARFDISDKNGKVVVEKDKRINAKHIRDLDAAGTKLISVPEDYLLGRVLAKNIVDPDTGEVLANANDELTEGVLEKLRDAGVKEIQTLYTNDLDQGPYMSQTLRTDDTVDQTAARIAIYRMMRPGEPPTEDAVEALFQRLFYSEDSYDLSRVGRMKVNSRLNRSEGTGPMVLTDDDILDTIKLLVNLRNGKGEVDDIDHLGNRRVRCVGELAENQFRAGLSRVERAVKERLGQAETENLMPHDLINSKPISSAIREFFGSSQLSQFMDQTNPLSEVTHKRRISALGPGGLTRERAGFEVRDVHPTHYGRVCPIETPEGPNIGLINSLALYAQLNDYGFLETPYRKVENSKLTDQVDYLSAIEEGKYVVAQANATVDKDGNLVDELVSAREGSERETRMVTPDRVQYIDVAPSQIVSAAASLVPFLEHDDANRALMGANMQRQAVPCLRADKPLVGTGVERTVAVDSGTAVQATRGGLVDYVDANRVVIRVNDDEAVAGEVGVDIYNLIKYTRSNQNTNINQRPMVKVGDIVARGDVIADGASTDLGELALGQNMLVAFMPWNGYNFEDSILISERVVAEDRYTSIHIEELSVVARDTKLGPEEITRDISNLAEAQLARLDESGITYIGAEVEAGDVMVGKVTPKGETQLTPEEKLLRAIFGEKASDVKDTSLRVPSGMSGTVIDVQVFTREGVTRDKRAQSIIDEELKRYRLDLNDQLRIVEGDAFQRLERLLVGKVVNGGPKKLAKGTALTKEYLADLDKWHWFDIRPSDDDVATQLEAVKEAIEQKRHDFDLAFEEKRKKLTQGDELPPGVIKMVKVYLAVKRRLQPGDKMAGRHGNKGVVSKITPIEDMPYMADGTPADIVLNPLGVPSRMNVGQILETHLGWAARGLGERIGNMLKAQAKAAEMRKLLGQIYNESGKVEDLDSLSDAEVLELAENLKKGVPFATPVFDGAHEDEIRRMLDLAYPEDIAKEKGLTASKQQVTLFDGRTGEAFERPVTLGVMHMLKLHHLVDDKMHARSTGPYSLVTQQPLGGKAQFGGQRFGEMEVWALEAYGASYVLQEMLTVKSDDVNGRTKVYENIVKGEHSIDAGMPESFNVLVKEIRSLGIDIDLERN, via the coding sequence ATGGCGTACAGCTTTACCGAGAAAAAGCGTATTCGCAAGAGTTTCGCGAAGCGCGCAACGGTCCATCAGGTTCCCTTCCTGCTTGCCACCCAGATTCAATCGTATGCCCAGTTCTTGCAGGAGCATGCGTCCGTCGCACAGCGAAAGAGCGAAGGCCTGCAAGCGGCGTTCAACGCCATTTTCCCCATCGTGTCGCACAATGGTCTGGCACGCATGGAATTCGTGTCGTACCACCTGTCCAACCCGCCGTTCGACGTCAAGGAATGTCAACAGCGCGGTCTGACTTTCCACTCGGCGCTGCGCGCGAAAGTGCGCCTGATCATCAACGACCGCGAGAACCCGACCAAGGTCAAGGAGATCAAGGAGCAGGAAGTCTACATGGGCGAGATCCCGCTCATGACGTCGACCGGTTCGTTCGTGATCAACGGCACGGAACGCGTGATCGTGTCCCAGCTGCACCGCTCGCCGGGCGTGTTCTTCGAGCACGACAAGGGCAAGACGCATAGCTCGGGCAAGCTGCTGTTCTCGGCGCGCATCATTCCCTACCGCGGCTCGTGGCTGGACTTCGAATTCGATCCGAAGGACATCCTGTACTTCCGCGTCGACCGCCGCCGCAAGATGCCGGTGACGATCCTGCTGAAGTCGATCGGCCTGACGCCGGAACAGATCCTGGCGCACTTCTTCGTCTTCGACAACTTCACGCTCAAGAGCGACGGCGCGCTGATGGAGTTCGTGCCCGAGCGCCTGCGCGGCGAAGTCGCCCGCTTCGACATCTCCGACAAGAACGGCAAGGTCGTCGTCGAGAAGGACAAGCGCATCAACGCCAAGCACATCCGTGACCTGGACGCCGCCGGCACCAAGCTGATCAGCGTGCCGGAAGACTACCTGCTGGGCCGTGTGCTGGCGAAGAACATCGTCGACCCGGATACCGGCGAAGTGCTGGCCAACGCCAACGACGAGCTGACCGAGGGCGTGCTCGAGAAGCTGCGCGACGCGGGCGTGAAGGAAATCCAGACGCTGTACACCAACGATCTGGACCAGGGTCCGTACATGTCGCAGACGCTGCGCACGGACGACACGGTCGACCAGACCGCCGCCCGTATCGCCATCTACCGCATGATGCGCCCGGGCGAGCCGCCGACCGAGGACGCCGTCGAAGCGCTGTTCCAGCGCCTGTTCTACAGCGAAGACTCGTACGATCTGTCGCGCGTGGGCCGCATGAAGGTCAACAGCCGCCTGAACCGCTCGGAGGGCACCGGCCCGATGGTGCTGACGGATGACGACATCCTCGACACCATCAAGCTGCTGGTGAACCTGCGCAACGGCAAGGGCGAAGTGGACGACATCGACCACCTCGGCAACCGTCGCGTGCGTTGCGTCGGCGAACTGGCGGAAAACCAGTTCCGCGCCGGTCTGTCGCGCGTCGAGCGCGCGGTCAAGGAGCGCCTCGGCCAGGCCGAGACGGAAAACCTGATGCCGCACGACCTGATCAACTCGAAGCCGATCTCGTCGGCGATTCGCGAGTTCTTCGGTTCGTCGCAGCTGTCGCAGTTCATGGACCAGACCAACCCGCTGTCGGAAGTGACCCACAAGCGCCGGATCTCGGCACTGGGCCCGGGCGGTCTGACGCGCGAGCGCGCGGGCTTCGAAGTCCGCGACGTGCACCCGACCCACTACGGCCGCGTGTGCCCGATCGAAACGCCGGAAGGTCCGAACATCGGTCTGATCAACTCGCTGGCACTGTACGCGCAGCTCAACGACTACGGCTTCCTGGAAACCCCGTACCGCAAGGTCGAGAACAGCAAGCTGACCGACCAGGTCGACTACCTGTCGGCCATCGAGGAAGGCAAGTACGTGGTGGCGCAGGCCAACGCGACGGTGGACAAGGACGGCAACCTGGTTGACGAACTGGTCTCCGCACGTGAAGGCAGCGAGCGTGAAACGCGTATGGTCACGCCGGACCGCGTGCAATACATCGACGTGGCGCCGTCGCAGATCGTGTCGGCCGCAGCTTCGCTGGTGCCGTTCCTGGAGCACGATGACGCGAACCGTGCACTGATGGGCGCAAACATGCAACGGCAGGCCGTGCCTTGCCTGCGTGCGGACAAGCCGCTGGTCGGTACCGGCGTGGAACGCACCGTGGCGGTTGACTCGGGTACCGCCGTGCAGGCCACCCGTGGCGGCCTGGTCGACTACGTCGACGCCAACCGCGTGGTGATCCGCGTGAACGATGACGAAGCCGTGGCGGGTGAAGTCGGCGTCGACATCTACAACCTGATCAAGTACACGCGTTCGAACCAGAACACGAACATCAACCAGCGTCCGATGGTCAAGGTGGGCGATATCGTTGCCCGCGGCGACGTGATCGCCGATGGCGCCTCGACCGACCTGGGCGAGCTCGCGCTCGGCCAGAACATGCTGGTCGCGTTCATGCCCTGGAACGGCTACAACTTCGAGGATTCGATCCTGATCTCGGAGCGTGTCGTGGCTGAAGACCGTTACACCTCGATCCACATCGAGGAACTGTCGGTCGTCGCCCGCGACACCAAGCTCGGACCGGAAGAAATCACGCGCGACATCTCGAACCTGGCTGAAGCCCAACTGGCGCGCCTGGACGAATCGGGCATCACGTACATCGGCGCGGAAGTCGAAGCCGGCGACGTGATGGTCGGCAAGGTCACGCCCAAGGGCGAGACCCAGCTGACGCCGGAAGAGAAGCTGCTGCGTGCGATCTTCGGCGAGAAGGCGTCCGACGTGAAGGACACCTCGCTGCGCGTGCCCTCGGGCATGAGCGGTACCGTGATCGACGTGCAGGTCTTCACGCGTGAAGGCGTGACGCGCGACAAGCGCGCCCAGTCGATCATCGACGAAGAGCTGAAGCGTTACCGCCTGGACCTGAACGACCAGCTGCGTATCGTGGAAGGCGATGCCTTCCAGCGTCTGGAGCGTCTGCTGGTGGGCAAGGTCGTCAATGGCGGCCCGAAGAAGCTGGCCAAGGGCACGGCACTCACGAAGGAATACCTGGCCGACCTCGACAAGTGGCACTGGTTCGACATCCGCCCGTCGGATGACGACGTCGCGACCCAGCTCGAAGCCGTGAAGGAAGCCATCGAGCAGAAGCGCCACGACTTCGACCTCGCGTTCGAAGAGAAGCGCAAGAAGCTCACGCAGGGCGACGAACTGCCGCCGGGCGTGATCAAGATGGTCAAGGTGTACCTGGCCGTGAAACGTCGCCTGCAGCCTGGCGACAAGATGGCCGGCCGTCACGGCAACAAGGGCGTGGTGTCGAAGATCACCCCGATCGAAGACATGCCCTACATGGCCGACGGCACGCCTGCCGACATCGTGCTGAACCCGCTGGGCGTGCCTTCGCGGATGAACGTGGGCCAGATTCTCGAGACCCACCTGGGCTGGGCCGCGCGTGGCCTGGGCGAGCGCATCGGCAACATGCTCAAGGCGCAAGCCAAGGCCGCCGAGATGCGCAAGCTGCTGGGCCAGATCTACAACGAAAGCGGCAAGGTGGAAGACCTCGATAGCCTGTCCGACGCGGAAGTGCTGGAACTGGCCGAGAACCTGAAGAAGGGCGTGCCGTTCGCGACGCCGGTGTTCGACGGTGCGCATGAGGACGAAATCCGCCGCATGCTGGACCTCGCCTATCCGGAAGACATCGCGAAGGAGAAGGGCCTGACGGCTTCCAAGCAGCAGGTCACGCTGTTCGACGGCCGCACCGGTGAAGCGTTCGAGCGTCCGGTCACGTTGGGTGTGATGCACATGCTGAAGCTGCACCACTTGGTCGACGACAAGATGCACGCGCGTTCGACCGGCCCGTACTCGCTGGTGACGCAGCAGCCGCTGGGCGGTAAGGCCCAGTTCGGTGGCCAGCGTTTCGGTGAGATGGAAGTGTGGGCGCTGGAAGCGTACGGCGCGTCCTACGTGCTGCAGGAAATGCTGACCGTGAAGTCGGATGACGTGAACGGCCGGACCAAGGTGTACGAGAACATCGTCAAGGGCGAGCACTCGATCGATGCCGGCATGCCGGAATCGTTCAATGTGCTGGTGAAGGAAATCCGCTCGCTGGGTATCGACATCGACCTCGAGCGCAACTAA
- the rplJ gene encoding 50S ribosomal protein L10 — translation MALNLEDKKAVVAEVTAQVAKASTIVVAEYRGITVGDLTKLRAQARQQGVYLRVLKNTLARRAVEGTPFAELAEQMTGPLIYGISEDAVAPAKVLNDFAKGNDKLVLRAGSYEGKVLDAAGVKALASIPSREELLSKLLFVMQAPVSGFARALAALAEKKQSEEGAAA, via the coding sequence GTGGCACTCAATCTCGAAGATAAGAAGGCCGTCGTGGCCGAGGTGACGGCGCAAGTCGCCAAGGCCTCGACCATCGTCGTTGCTGAATATCGCGGTATCACGGTTGGCGATCTGACCAAGCTGCGTGCACAGGCACGCCAGCAAGGCGTCTACCTGCGCGTTCTGAAGAACACGCTGGCACGCCGCGCTGTGGAAGGCACGCCGTTTGCCGAACTCGCCGAGCAAATGACCGGCCCGCTGATCTACGGTATTTCCGAAGACGCAGTGGCCCCGGCCAAGGTGCTCAACGACTTCGCAAAGGGCAATGACAAGCTGGTGCTGCGCGCCGGTTCGTACGAAGGCAAGGTGCTCGATGCTGCTGGCGTGAAGGCGCTGGCGTCGATCCCGAGCCGCGAAGAACTGCTCAGCAAGCTGCTGTTCGTCATGCAGGCGCCGGTGTCGGGCTTTGCCCGCGCTCTGGCCGCCCTGGCCGAGAAGAAGCAGAGCGAAGAAGGCGCCGCCGCCTGA
- the rplL gene encoding 50S ribosomal protein L7/L12, producing the protein MAITKDDILEAVSAMSVMELNDLVKAFEDKFGVSAAAVAVAGPAGGAAAPAAEEKTEFDVILKGAGANKVGVIKAVREITGLGLKEAKDLVDGAPKAVKEAMPKADADAAAKKLIEAGAEVEVK; encoded by the coding sequence ATGGCAATCACCAAAGACGACATCCTGGAAGCCGTTAGCGCGATGTCCGTGATGGAACTGAACGACCTGGTCAAGGCGTTCGAAGACAAGTTTGGCGTGTCGGCAGCTGCTGTGGCAGTGGCTGGCCCGGCTGGCGGCGCTGCTGCTCCGGCCGCCGAAGAGAAGACCGAGTTCGACGTGATCCTGAAGGGCGCTGGCGCCAACAAGGTTGGCGTGATCAAGGCCGTGCGTGAAATCACCGGCCTGGGCCTGAAGGAAGCCAAGGACCTGGTCGACGGCGCACCGAAGGCCGTGAAGGAAGCCATGCCGAAGGCCGACGCCGACGCTGCCGCCAAGAAGCTGATCGAAGCTGGCGCAGAAGTCGAAGTCAAGTAA